A stretch of Pangasianodon hypophthalmus isolate fPanHyp1 chromosome 9, fPanHyp1.pri, whole genome shotgun sequence DNA encodes these proteins:
- the LOC117598102 gene encoding uncharacterized protein LOC117598102, which yields MDVAGLTSLLISTLIYHVLSNSFSAADKGFQPCSQNLTQCPPGNVTVQMKNNSVNNCGTSVSVTCNTSLPQNLICGFEWWQDRKKLDNQNQGTLDQKITKKVIVICTVLSPCGNFTSSCNEINCNETDVATVLLICGVGAFIVILMFGITMKIMLKRGEVERQARRQQRQAMQSNDSTATVTSYW from the exons ATGGATGTAGCAGGCCTGACTTCTCTCCTCATCTCTACATTGATTT aCCATGTACTGTCTAATTCATTCAGTGCAG CTGATAAAGGATTCCAACCGTGTTCACAGAACTTGACACAATGTCCTCCTG GTAACGTCACTGTACAGATGAAGAACAACTCTGTAAACAACTGTGGTACCAGTGTCAGCGTGACCTGTAATACTAGCCTGCCTCAGAACCTGATCTGCGGCTTTGAGTGGTGGCAGGACCGGAAGAAGTTAGACAACCAGAACCAGGGCACTTTAGATCAGAAAATCACGAAGAAAGTGATAGTCATCTGTACTGTTCTGAGTCCATGTGGAAACTTCACTTCTTcctgtaatgaaataaatt GCAATGAAACTGATGTCGCCACCGTTCTGCTGATCTGTGGAGTGGGAGCTTTTATCGTCATCCTCATGTTTGGTATCACCATGAAGATTATGCTGAAGAGAGGAGAAG TTGAAAGGCAGGCCAGGAGGCAACAGAGACAAGCGATGCAGAGCAATGACAGCACTGCGACCGTCACAAGCTACTGGTGA
- the rgs14a gene encoding regulator of G-protein signaling 14a isoform X2, giving the protein MVAVRALTQAFISHWSTPKWIKKKIRENLTKMLPKARKVSSTQAVSDGELNTSRLSGTGSSPSLSSGSAGGEVASGVDGPASRVVSWAVCFERLMEDPVGVRYFTAFLKSEVSAENILFWQACEKFQKIPPTNLDELKKQARSIYDLYLSENSFNAVNIDDTARTNKSDLEKPTPEMFSKAQQQIYKLMKFDSYARFVRSPLYQNCMLASVEGRPLPDLEPQNKCVTPTSDRKSTNVKTPSSDSKANKRKKLEKRGSWGDVSYRQVTVMRQESQISVKSSSSVELGSLSNRSEDGCTSPVSSETSSSVRADKYCCVFMPDGTASLAPARAGLTLRDMLSGLCEKRGFPMKDIVIYLEGKDKNVCQRQQPLSLDQDSSVLQDQQVYLELRITFTLEIVFTGKTIGIMAKSSKTLGDAVFSVLQKHQLRPQDAVITVSGSKEPLNMDATVLRLASKTLCLDRVKSSGGGDVKGSPALDRGRTSTKPKNEMDGLVEMLTRVQCSRADDQRGLLTKEQLELPLFLQIPAQQSEGKSEEQKPKNVQDSCSNKHTKPAEKAANGEKPCINGNHKDSNGEKNKTKQSDCAGSAKGTSH; this is encoded by the exons ATGGTGGCAGTCAGGGCCTTAACCCAGGCCTTCATTTCTCACTGGAGCACGCCGAAGTggattaagaaaaaaatcagagagAATTTAACTAAAATGCTTCCAAAAGCGCGCAAGGTGAGTTCA ACGCAGGCAGTTTCGGATGGGG AGTTGAACACGTCGAGGTTGTCGGGCACAGGCAGCAGCCCGAGTCTGAGCAGCGGCTCTGCTGGAGGAGAGGTTGCTAGTGGAGTGGACGGTCCGGCCAGCAGGGTCGTCAGCTGGGCCGTGTGCTTCGAGCGCCTGATGGAGGACCCAGTCGGAGTGCGCTACTTTACT GCTTTTCTCAAGTCGGAGGTGAGTGCTGAGAACATCCTCTTCTGGCAGGCCTGTGAGAAGTTCCAGAAGATTCCACCTACTAATCTGGATGAG CTGAAGAAGCAAGCCCGCTCCATCTATGATCTATATCTATCTGAGAATTCCTTCAATGCTGTGAACATAGACGACACGGCACGCACTAACAAGAGCGACCTGGAGAAACCTACACCAGAAATGTTTAGCAAAGCCCAGCAACAG ATCTATAAGCTGATGAAGTTTGATAGTTACGCACGGTTCGTGCGCTCTCCACTCTATCAGAACTGCATGCTGGCCAGTGTGGAGGGACGACCACTGCCTGACCTTGAGCCTCAAAATAAGTGTGTCACTCCAACCAGTGACAGGAAG agcaCAAACGTGAAAACGCCATCATCTGACAGCAAAGCCAACAAAAGGAAGAAGCTTGAGAAGAGAGGATCATGGGGAG atGTATCTTACCGCCAGGTCACAGTGATGAGGCAGGAGTCTCAGATCTCCGTGAAATCCAGCAGCAGTGTGGAGTTGGGGTCACTGTCCAACAgatcagag GATGGCTGCACGAGTCCTGTCAGTTCAGAGACGAGCTCGTCTGTTCGAGCGGATAAGtactgctgtgtgtttatgcCCGATGGCACGGCCAGCCTGGCGCCGGCGCGAGCCGGTCTGACTCTGCGCGACAtgctgagtggcctgtgtgagAAAAGAGGCTTCCCCATGAAAGACATCGTGATCTACCTCGAGGGCAAGGATAAG aatGTGTGTCAGAGGCAACAGCCTCTCTCCTTGGACCAGGACAGTTCTGTCCTGCAGGATCAGCAGGTCTACCTGGAACTCAGAATAACGTTTAC GTTGGAGATAGTGTTCACAGGAAAGACGATAGGCATCATGGCCAAATCGAGTAAGACTCTGGGAGACGCTGTGTTCTCTGTCCTACAGAAACACCAGCTCCGACCACAGGATGCCGTCatcactgtg aGTGGATCGAAAGAACCCTTAAACATGGACGCCACGGTGTTACGCCTGGCCAGCAAGACTCTCTGTCTGGACCGAGTCAAAA GTTCAGGTGGAGGTGATGTGAAGGGAAGTCCAGCTTTAGACCGAGGCAGAACGAGCACCAAGCCCAAAAATGAGATGGATG GTCTAGTGGAGATGCTGACCCGCGTGCAGTGTAGCCGAGCCGATGACCAACGCGGCTTATTAACCAAAGAACAATTGGAGCTGCCCTTGTTCTTACAGATTCCTGCACAGCAGAGTGAGGGAAAGAGTGAAGAGCAGAAACCTAAGAACGTACAGGACAGCTGCTCGAACAAGCACACGAAACCTGCTGAGAAAGCAGCAAATGGGGAGAAGCCCTGTATTAATGGAAATCATAAAGACTCTAATGgagagaagaataaaacaaaacagagtgACTGTGCAGGCTCCGCCAAGGGAACGtcacactga
- the rgs14a gene encoding regulator of G-protein signaling 14a isoform X3 gives MVAVRALTQAFISHWSTPKWIKKKIRENLTKMLPKARKTQAVSDGELNTSRLSGTGSSPSLSSGSAGGEVASGVDGPASRVVSWAVCFERLMEDPVGVRYFTAFLKSEVSAENILFWQACEKFQKIPPTNLDELKKQARSIYDLYLSENSFNAVNIDDTARTNKSDLEKPTPEMFSKAQQQIYKLMKFDSYARFVRSPLYQNCMLASVEGRPLPDLEPQNKCVTPTSDRKSTNVKTPSSDSKANKRKKLEKRGSWGADVSYRQVTVMRQESQISVKSSSSVELGSLSNRSEDGCTSPVSSETSSSVRADKYCCVFMPDGTASLAPARAGLTLRDMLSGLCEKRGFPMKDIVIYLEGKDKNVCQRQQPLSLDQDSSVLQDQQVYLELRITFTLEIVFTGKTIGIMAKSSKTLGDAVFSVLQKHQLRPQDAVITVSGSKEPLNMDATVLRLASKTLCLDRVKSSGGGDVKGSPALDRGRTSTKPKNEMDGLVEMLTRVQCSRADDQRGLLTKEQLELPLFLQIPAQQSEGKSEEQKPKNVQDSCSNKHTKPAEKAANGEKPCINGNHKDSNGEKNKTKQSDCAGSAKGTSH, from the exons ATGGTGGCAGTCAGGGCCTTAACCCAGGCCTTCATTTCTCACTGGAGCACGCCGAAGTggattaagaaaaaaatcagagagAATTTAACTAAAATGCTTCCAAAAGCGCGCAAG ACGCAGGCAGTTTCGGATGGGG AGTTGAACACGTCGAGGTTGTCGGGCACAGGCAGCAGCCCGAGTCTGAGCAGCGGCTCTGCTGGAGGAGAGGTTGCTAGTGGAGTGGACGGTCCGGCCAGCAGGGTCGTCAGCTGGGCCGTGTGCTTCGAGCGCCTGATGGAGGACCCAGTCGGAGTGCGCTACTTTACT GCTTTTCTCAAGTCGGAGGTGAGTGCTGAGAACATCCTCTTCTGGCAGGCCTGTGAGAAGTTCCAGAAGATTCCACCTACTAATCTGGATGAG CTGAAGAAGCAAGCCCGCTCCATCTATGATCTATATCTATCTGAGAATTCCTTCAATGCTGTGAACATAGACGACACGGCACGCACTAACAAGAGCGACCTGGAGAAACCTACACCAGAAATGTTTAGCAAAGCCCAGCAACAG ATCTATAAGCTGATGAAGTTTGATAGTTACGCACGGTTCGTGCGCTCTCCACTCTATCAGAACTGCATGCTGGCCAGTGTGGAGGGACGACCACTGCCTGACCTTGAGCCTCAAAATAAGTGTGTCACTCCAACCAGTGACAGGAAG agcaCAAACGTGAAAACGCCATCATCTGACAGCAAAGCCAACAAAAGGAAGAAGCTTGAGAAGAGAGGATCATGGGGAG cagatGTATCTTACCGCCAGGTCACAGTGATGAGGCAGGAGTCTCAGATCTCCGTGAAATCCAGCAGCAGTGTGGAGTTGGGGTCACTGTCCAACAgatcagag GATGGCTGCACGAGTCCTGTCAGTTCAGAGACGAGCTCGTCTGTTCGAGCGGATAAGtactgctgtgtgtttatgcCCGATGGCACGGCCAGCCTGGCGCCGGCGCGAGCCGGTCTGACTCTGCGCGACAtgctgagtggcctgtgtgagAAAAGAGGCTTCCCCATGAAAGACATCGTGATCTACCTCGAGGGCAAGGATAAG aatGTGTGTCAGAGGCAACAGCCTCTCTCCTTGGACCAGGACAGTTCTGTCCTGCAGGATCAGCAGGTCTACCTGGAACTCAGAATAACGTTTAC GTTGGAGATAGTGTTCACAGGAAAGACGATAGGCATCATGGCCAAATCGAGTAAGACTCTGGGAGACGCTGTGTTCTCTGTCCTACAGAAACACCAGCTCCGACCACAGGATGCCGTCatcactgtg aGTGGATCGAAAGAACCCTTAAACATGGACGCCACGGTGTTACGCCTGGCCAGCAAGACTCTCTGTCTGGACCGAGTCAAAA GTTCAGGTGGAGGTGATGTGAAGGGAAGTCCAGCTTTAGACCGAGGCAGAACGAGCACCAAGCCCAAAAATGAGATGGATG GTCTAGTGGAGATGCTGACCCGCGTGCAGTGTAGCCGAGCCGATGACCAACGCGGCTTATTAACCAAAGAACAATTGGAGCTGCCCTTGTTCTTACAGATTCCTGCACAGCAGAGTGAGGGAAAGAGTGAAGAGCAGAAACCTAAGAACGTACAGGACAGCTGCTCGAACAAGCACACGAAACCTGCTGAGAAAGCAGCAAATGGGGAGAAGCCCTGTATTAATGGAAATCATAAAGACTCTAATGgagagaagaataaaacaaaacagagtgACTGTGCAGGCTCCGCCAAGGGAACGtcacactga
- the rgs14a gene encoding regulator of G-protein signaling 14a isoform X1, with amino-acid sequence MVAVRALTQAFISHWSTPKWIKKKIRENLTKMLPKARKVSSTQAVSDGELNTSRLSGTGSSPSLSSGSAGGEVASGVDGPASRVVSWAVCFERLMEDPVGVRYFTAFLKSEVSAENILFWQACEKFQKIPPTNLDELKKQARSIYDLYLSENSFNAVNIDDTARTNKSDLEKPTPEMFSKAQQQIYKLMKFDSYARFVRSPLYQNCMLASVEGRPLPDLEPQNKCVTPTSDRKSTNVKTPSSDSKANKRKKLEKRGSWGADVSYRQVTVMRQESQISVKSSSSVELGSLSNRSEDGCTSPVSSETSSSVRADKYCCVFMPDGTASLAPARAGLTLRDMLSGLCEKRGFPMKDIVIYLEGKDKNVCQRQQPLSLDQDSSVLQDQQVYLELRITFTLEIVFTGKTIGIMAKSSKTLGDAVFSVLQKHQLRPQDAVITVSGSKEPLNMDATVLRLASKTLCLDRVKSSGGGDVKGSPALDRGRTSTKPKNEMDGLVEMLTRVQCSRADDQRGLLTKEQLELPLFLQIPAQQSEGKSEEQKPKNVQDSCSNKHTKPAEKAANGEKPCINGNHKDSNGEKNKTKQSDCAGSAKGTSH; translated from the exons ATGGTGGCAGTCAGGGCCTTAACCCAGGCCTTCATTTCTCACTGGAGCACGCCGAAGTggattaagaaaaaaatcagagagAATTTAACTAAAATGCTTCCAAAAGCGCGCAAGGTGAGTTCA ACGCAGGCAGTTTCGGATGGGG AGTTGAACACGTCGAGGTTGTCGGGCACAGGCAGCAGCCCGAGTCTGAGCAGCGGCTCTGCTGGAGGAGAGGTTGCTAGTGGAGTGGACGGTCCGGCCAGCAGGGTCGTCAGCTGGGCCGTGTGCTTCGAGCGCCTGATGGAGGACCCAGTCGGAGTGCGCTACTTTACT GCTTTTCTCAAGTCGGAGGTGAGTGCTGAGAACATCCTCTTCTGGCAGGCCTGTGAGAAGTTCCAGAAGATTCCACCTACTAATCTGGATGAG CTGAAGAAGCAAGCCCGCTCCATCTATGATCTATATCTATCTGAGAATTCCTTCAATGCTGTGAACATAGACGACACGGCACGCACTAACAAGAGCGACCTGGAGAAACCTACACCAGAAATGTTTAGCAAAGCCCAGCAACAG ATCTATAAGCTGATGAAGTTTGATAGTTACGCACGGTTCGTGCGCTCTCCACTCTATCAGAACTGCATGCTGGCCAGTGTGGAGGGACGACCACTGCCTGACCTTGAGCCTCAAAATAAGTGTGTCACTCCAACCAGTGACAGGAAG agcaCAAACGTGAAAACGCCATCATCTGACAGCAAAGCCAACAAAAGGAAGAAGCTTGAGAAGAGAGGATCATGGGGAG cagatGTATCTTACCGCCAGGTCACAGTGATGAGGCAGGAGTCTCAGATCTCCGTGAAATCCAGCAGCAGTGTGGAGTTGGGGTCACTGTCCAACAgatcagag GATGGCTGCACGAGTCCTGTCAGTTCAGAGACGAGCTCGTCTGTTCGAGCGGATAAGtactgctgtgtgtttatgcCCGATGGCACGGCCAGCCTGGCGCCGGCGCGAGCCGGTCTGACTCTGCGCGACAtgctgagtggcctgtgtgagAAAAGAGGCTTCCCCATGAAAGACATCGTGATCTACCTCGAGGGCAAGGATAAG aatGTGTGTCAGAGGCAACAGCCTCTCTCCTTGGACCAGGACAGTTCTGTCCTGCAGGATCAGCAGGTCTACCTGGAACTCAGAATAACGTTTAC GTTGGAGATAGTGTTCACAGGAAAGACGATAGGCATCATGGCCAAATCGAGTAAGACTCTGGGAGACGCTGTGTTCTCTGTCCTACAGAAACACCAGCTCCGACCACAGGATGCCGTCatcactgtg aGTGGATCGAAAGAACCCTTAAACATGGACGCCACGGTGTTACGCCTGGCCAGCAAGACTCTCTGTCTGGACCGAGTCAAAA GTTCAGGTGGAGGTGATGTGAAGGGAAGTCCAGCTTTAGACCGAGGCAGAACGAGCACCAAGCCCAAAAATGAGATGGATG GTCTAGTGGAGATGCTGACCCGCGTGCAGTGTAGCCGAGCCGATGACCAACGCGGCTTATTAACCAAAGAACAATTGGAGCTGCCCTTGTTCTTACAGATTCCTGCACAGCAGAGTGAGGGAAAGAGTGAAGAGCAGAAACCTAAGAACGTACAGGACAGCTGCTCGAACAAGCACACGAAACCTGCTGAGAAAGCAGCAAATGGGGAGAAGCCCTGTATTAATGGAAATCATAAAGACTCTAATGgagagaagaataaaacaaaacagagtgACTGTGCAGGCTCCGCCAAGGGAACGtcacactga
- the rgs14a gene encoding regulator of G-protein signaling 14a isoform X4: MANKMKTLAVPASNLTQAVSDGELNTSRLSGTGSSPSLSSGSAGGEVASGVDGPASRVVSWAVCFERLMEDPVGVRYFTAFLKSEVSAENILFWQACEKFQKIPPTNLDELKKQARSIYDLYLSENSFNAVNIDDTARTNKSDLEKPTPEMFSKAQQQIYKLMKFDSYARFVRSPLYQNCMLASVEGRPLPDLEPQNKCVTPTSDRKSTNVKTPSSDSKANKRKKLEKRGSWGADVSYRQVTVMRQESQISVKSSSSVELGSLSNRSEDGCTSPVSSETSSSVRADKYCCVFMPDGTASLAPARAGLTLRDMLSGLCEKRGFPMKDIVIYLEGKDKNVCQRQQPLSLDQDSSVLQDQQVYLELRITFTLEIVFTGKTIGIMAKSSKTLGDAVFSVLQKHQLRPQDAVITVSGSKEPLNMDATVLRLASKTLCLDRVKSSGGGDVKGSPALDRGRTSTKPKNEMDGLVEMLTRVQCSRADDQRGLLTKEQLELPLFLQIPAQQSEGKSEEQKPKNVQDSCSNKHTKPAEKAANGEKPCINGNHKDSNGEKNKTKQSDCAGSAKGTSH, translated from the exons ATGGCCAACAAAATGAAAACTCTGGCAGTGCCAGCCAGTAATCTG ACGCAGGCAGTTTCGGATGGGG AGTTGAACACGTCGAGGTTGTCGGGCACAGGCAGCAGCCCGAGTCTGAGCAGCGGCTCTGCTGGAGGAGAGGTTGCTAGTGGAGTGGACGGTCCGGCCAGCAGGGTCGTCAGCTGGGCCGTGTGCTTCGAGCGCCTGATGGAGGACCCAGTCGGAGTGCGCTACTTTACT GCTTTTCTCAAGTCGGAGGTGAGTGCTGAGAACATCCTCTTCTGGCAGGCCTGTGAGAAGTTCCAGAAGATTCCACCTACTAATCTGGATGAG CTGAAGAAGCAAGCCCGCTCCATCTATGATCTATATCTATCTGAGAATTCCTTCAATGCTGTGAACATAGACGACACGGCACGCACTAACAAGAGCGACCTGGAGAAACCTACACCAGAAATGTTTAGCAAAGCCCAGCAACAG ATCTATAAGCTGATGAAGTTTGATAGTTACGCACGGTTCGTGCGCTCTCCACTCTATCAGAACTGCATGCTGGCCAGTGTGGAGGGACGACCACTGCCTGACCTTGAGCCTCAAAATAAGTGTGTCACTCCAACCAGTGACAGGAAG agcaCAAACGTGAAAACGCCATCATCTGACAGCAAAGCCAACAAAAGGAAGAAGCTTGAGAAGAGAGGATCATGGGGAG cagatGTATCTTACCGCCAGGTCACAGTGATGAGGCAGGAGTCTCAGATCTCCGTGAAATCCAGCAGCAGTGTGGAGTTGGGGTCACTGTCCAACAgatcagag GATGGCTGCACGAGTCCTGTCAGTTCAGAGACGAGCTCGTCTGTTCGAGCGGATAAGtactgctgtgtgtttatgcCCGATGGCACGGCCAGCCTGGCGCCGGCGCGAGCCGGTCTGACTCTGCGCGACAtgctgagtggcctgtgtgagAAAAGAGGCTTCCCCATGAAAGACATCGTGATCTACCTCGAGGGCAAGGATAAG aatGTGTGTCAGAGGCAACAGCCTCTCTCCTTGGACCAGGACAGTTCTGTCCTGCAGGATCAGCAGGTCTACCTGGAACTCAGAATAACGTTTAC GTTGGAGATAGTGTTCACAGGAAAGACGATAGGCATCATGGCCAAATCGAGTAAGACTCTGGGAGACGCTGTGTTCTCTGTCCTACAGAAACACCAGCTCCGACCACAGGATGCCGTCatcactgtg aGTGGATCGAAAGAACCCTTAAACATGGACGCCACGGTGTTACGCCTGGCCAGCAAGACTCTCTGTCTGGACCGAGTCAAAA GTTCAGGTGGAGGTGATGTGAAGGGAAGTCCAGCTTTAGACCGAGGCAGAACGAGCACCAAGCCCAAAAATGAGATGGATG GTCTAGTGGAGATGCTGACCCGCGTGCAGTGTAGCCGAGCCGATGACCAACGCGGCTTATTAACCAAAGAACAATTGGAGCTGCCCTTGTTCTTACAGATTCCTGCACAGCAGAGTGAGGGAAAGAGTGAAGAGCAGAAACCTAAGAACGTACAGGACAGCTGCTCGAACAAGCACACGAAACCTGCTGAGAAAGCAGCAAATGGGGAGAAGCCCTGTATTAATGGAAATCATAAAGACTCTAATGgagagaagaataaaacaaaacagagtgACTGTGCAGGCTCCGCCAAGGGAACGtcacactga
- the rgs14a gene encoding regulator of G-protein signaling 14a isoform X5, translating into MEDPVGVRYFTAFLKSEVSAENILFWQACEKFQKIPPTNLDELKKQARSIYDLYLSENSFNAVNIDDTARTNKSDLEKPTPEMFSKAQQQIYKLMKFDSYARFVRSPLYQNCMLASVEGRPLPDLEPQNKCVTPTSDRKSTNVKTPSSDSKANKRKKLEKRGSWGADVSYRQVTVMRQESQISVKSSSSVELGSLSNRSEDGCTSPVSSETSSSVRADKYCCVFMPDGTASLAPARAGLTLRDMLSGLCEKRGFPMKDIVIYLEGKDKNVCQRQQPLSLDQDSSVLQDQQVYLELRITFTLEIVFTGKTIGIMAKSSKTLGDAVFSVLQKHQLRPQDAVITVSGSKEPLNMDATVLRLASKTLCLDRVKSSGGGDVKGSPALDRGRTSTKPKNEMDGLVEMLTRVQCSRADDQRGLLTKEQLELPLFLQIPAQQSEGKSEEQKPKNVQDSCSNKHTKPAEKAANGEKPCINGNHKDSNGEKNKTKQSDCAGSAKGTSH; encoded by the exons ATGGAGGACCCAGTCGGAGTGCGCTACTTTACT GCTTTTCTCAAGTCGGAGGTGAGTGCTGAGAACATCCTCTTCTGGCAGGCCTGTGAGAAGTTCCAGAAGATTCCACCTACTAATCTGGATGAG CTGAAGAAGCAAGCCCGCTCCATCTATGATCTATATCTATCTGAGAATTCCTTCAATGCTGTGAACATAGACGACACGGCACGCACTAACAAGAGCGACCTGGAGAAACCTACACCAGAAATGTTTAGCAAAGCCCAGCAACAG ATCTATAAGCTGATGAAGTTTGATAGTTACGCACGGTTCGTGCGCTCTCCACTCTATCAGAACTGCATGCTGGCCAGTGTGGAGGGACGACCACTGCCTGACCTTGAGCCTCAAAATAAGTGTGTCACTCCAACCAGTGACAGGAAG agcaCAAACGTGAAAACGCCATCATCTGACAGCAAAGCCAACAAAAGGAAGAAGCTTGAGAAGAGAGGATCATGGGGAG cagatGTATCTTACCGCCAGGTCACAGTGATGAGGCAGGAGTCTCAGATCTCCGTGAAATCCAGCAGCAGTGTGGAGTTGGGGTCACTGTCCAACAgatcagag GATGGCTGCACGAGTCCTGTCAGTTCAGAGACGAGCTCGTCTGTTCGAGCGGATAAGtactgctgtgtgtttatgcCCGATGGCACGGCCAGCCTGGCGCCGGCGCGAGCCGGTCTGACTCTGCGCGACAtgctgagtggcctgtgtgagAAAAGAGGCTTCCCCATGAAAGACATCGTGATCTACCTCGAGGGCAAGGATAAG aatGTGTGTCAGAGGCAACAGCCTCTCTCCTTGGACCAGGACAGTTCTGTCCTGCAGGATCAGCAGGTCTACCTGGAACTCAGAATAACGTTTAC GTTGGAGATAGTGTTCACAGGAAAGACGATAGGCATCATGGCCAAATCGAGTAAGACTCTGGGAGACGCTGTGTTCTCTGTCCTACAGAAACACCAGCTCCGACCACAGGATGCCGTCatcactgtg aGTGGATCGAAAGAACCCTTAAACATGGACGCCACGGTGTTACGCCTGGCCAGCAAGACTCTCTGTCTGGACCGAGTCAAAA GTTCAGGTGGAGGTGATGTGAAGGGAAGTCCAGCTTTAGACCGAGGCAGAACGAGCACCAAGCCCAAAAATGAGATGGATG GTCTAGTGGAGATGCTGACCCGCGTGCAGTGTAGCCGAGCCGATGACCAACGCGGCTTATTAACCAAAGAACAATTGGAGCTGCCCTTGTTCTTACAGATTCCTGCACAGCAGAGTGAGGGAAAGAGTGAAGAGCAGAAACCTAAGAACGTACAGGACAGCTGCTCGAACAAGCACACGAAACCTGCTGAGAAAGCAGCAAATGGGGAGAAGCCCTGTATTAATGGAAATCATAAAGACTCTAATGgagagaagaataaaacaaaacagagtgACTGTGCAGGCTCCGCCAAGGGAACGtcacactga